One part of the Pseudemcibacter aquimaris genome encodes these proteins:
- a CDS encoding class I adenylate-forming enzyme family protein, translated as MANFEDTLLLGDFLERRVQDHPDRVVFYSRGRETTYKELSEQVDICARAMLASGLKKGDGVAVLSSQRTEIFVTFFAAAKIGLLWMGINPKYQLREMSHVVSDAKPKMIIGIQELDGRNYHDELSNIRETFPFVEQFIGFDGDDSYDRSFDDWMSGELASNDELDAAISQVNSDIDTMLIYTSGSSGTPKGVLLPQKAILKRAIYEWDVFNLDDDYPRGMCPLPITHVGGIIVLPLYAMVGGGNMILMETFDLNEYVGNIINDRVNMLGAVPAMHMLMFKHPQFTLDLLNEKIKWILWSGAKMPDEAVKVFYSTSCKLGSTYGTTESCASVTFAINDTSSLEVMTNTIGKGMPDGEVRIANDDKICAVGEEGEIQVKPDFSMSGYLNNEKATREAFTSDGWYRTGDIGAMREDGNFTFTSRMSEMYVSGGYNVYPLEVEQTLESHEKIALVAVIDVPDEIYGHVGWAYIMPKPGMELSEEEIDEFARGQLANYKVPRKYFIEPMLPMLPIGKIDKVTLKKKVSEG; from the coding sequence TTGGCAAATTTTGAAGATACATTACTTCTTGGGGATTTTTTAGAAAGACGCGTACAAGATCACCCGGACAGGGTTGTGTTTTATTCACGGGGCAGGGAAACAACATATAAGGAGCTATCTGAACAGGTGGATATTTGCGCCCGGGCGATGCTTGCTTCTGGCCTTAAAAAAGGGGACGGGGTCGCCGTTTTATCATCACAAAGAACCGAAATTTTCGTTACGTTTTTTGCGGCGGCTAAAATCGGGCTTCTTTGGATGGGGATTAACCCAAAATATCAACTGCGTGAAATGTCGCATGTTGTTTCGGATGCGAAACCAAAAATGATTATCGGTATTCAGGAACTTGATGGTCGAAATTATCATGATGAATTATCAAACATTCGCGAAACATTCCCGTTCGTTGAGCAATTCATTGGGTTTGATGGTGATGACAGTTACGATAGGTCCTTTGATGACTGGATGTCCGGCGAATTAGCATCAAATGATGAACTTGATGCGGCGATAAGTCAGGTTAACAGTGATATTGATACCATGCTTATTTATACATCAGGATCAAGCGGCACACCAAAAGGAGTATTGTTACCACAAAAGGCAATCTTGAAACGCGCCATATATGAATGGGATGTGTTTAATTTGGATGATGATTATCCACGCGGAATGTGTCCGTTACCGATTACCCATGTGGGCGGGATTATCGTATTACCACTTTATGCCATGGTTGGCGGTGGCAATATGATCCTGATGGAAACGTTCGATTTAAATGAATATGTCGGCAACATCATTAATGACAGGGTCAATATGCTGGGCGCTGTGCCAGCCATGCATATGTTGATGTTTAAACATCCGCAGTTCACGCTTGATCTGCTAAATGAAAAAATTAAATGGATTTTATGGTCCGGCGCAAAAATGCCTGATGAGGCCGTAAAAGTTTTTTATAGCACCAGTTGCAAATTGGGTTCCACATATGGAACGACAGAAAGCTGCGCGTCGGTGACATTCGCCATAAATGACACATCATCGCTTGAGGTCATGACAAATACAATCGGTAAAGGCATGCCGGATGGCGAAGTGAGGATTGCCAATGATGATAAAATTTGTGCTGTGGGTGAAGAAGGTGAAATTCAAGTAAAACCCGATTTTTCAATGTCAGGTTATCTGAATAATGAAAAAGCCACACGCGAAGCATTCACAAGTGATGGATGGTACCGCACGGGTGATATCGGTGCCATGCGCGAAGACGGCAACTTCACATTCACCAGCCGTATGAGCGAAATGTACGTATCTGGCGGATATAATGTTTACCCGTTAGAGGTCGAACAAACATTGGAAAGTCATGAGAAAATAGCTCTTGTCGCAGTGATTGATGTGCCGGATGAAATATATGGCCATGTAGGATGGGCATATATCATGCCGAAACCGGGCATGGAACTATCCGAAGAAGAAATCGATGAATTTGCCCGTGGGCAGCTTGCCAATTACAAAGTGCCACGTAAATATTTCATTGAACCTATGCTGCCAATGTTGCCAATTGGAAAGATTGATAAGGTTACGTTAAAGAAGAAAGTAAGTGAAGGATAA
- a CDS encoding enoyl-CoA hydratase/isomerase family protein, protein MSEQAVKIAISDDNPGIAIVSFNRPDQFNSITIDVLDGMIQAAEQIAADQNIRAVILTGEGQFFSSGADFSLFAGAMAEKDTTKSRFLGGKGAKMCDVWEALPQPTICAIEGGVVGGGLALAMACDWRIMGASSYAYVPEVKMGVNFGWGSLPRLTGLVGAPKAKYMSILCEKHGVDECLEWGLADFKSDDGGALSKAMELAGKIAEFPALPVQLIKRGVNIRAGAIAKVSGYADTEDLLLCMKDEEAGLYRMETIKKLQGK, encoded by the coding sequence GTGAGCGAACAAGCCGTTAAAATTGCAATATCGGATGACAACCCTGGTATTGCAATTGTTTCATTTAACCGTCCTGACCAATTTAATTCCATAACGATCGATGTGCTTGACGGCATGATCCAGGCCGCCGAACAAATCGCGGCGGATCAGAATATTCGTGCTGTTATTTTAACGGGTGAGGGGCAGTTTTTTTCAAGCGGTGCAGATTTCTCTTTGTTCGCGGGGGCGATGGCAGAAAAAGACACGACCAAATCACGTTTTCTGGGGGGCAAGGGTGCAAAGATGTGTGATGTGTGGGAAGCACTTCCGCAACCAACCATTTGCGCCATAGAAGGGGGTGTTGTTGGAGGTGGTCTTGCGCTTGCGATGGCATGTGATTGGCGGATTATGGGTGCATCATCATATGCATATGTTCCCGAAGTAAAAATGGGCGTTAATTTTGGCTGGGGATCGCTTCCGCGTTTAACGGGTCTTGTTGGTGCACCAAAGGCAAAATATATGTCGATCCTTTGTGAAAAACATGGGGTGGATGAATGTCTGGAATGGGGGCTTGCTGATTTTAAATCGGATGATGGTGGCGCTTTGTCAAAGGCCATGGAACTAGCCGGAAAAATTGCTGAATTTCCAGCTTTACCCGTACAACTGATTAAGCGAGGCGTCAATATAAGAGCAGGCGCAATCGCGAAAGTTTCCGGTTATGCGGATACGGAAGATTTACTTTTATGCATGAAGGATGAAGAGGCCGGACTTTACCGCATGGAAACCATCAAAAAATTACAGGGGAAATGA
- a CDS encoding TIM barrel protein, which translates to MNRRNFLATTAAFGAVSLFGMTPANAAKITNPGIQQYGIRGMVRENMERSFEQLAALGYKEVELYRLLGKSASEVRTILDQTGLVSPSMHVILDQLIGDKLKTEIENAHTLGQQYITLAWLQPNERETLDQYKHHIEQFQKIGEECNKAGLKFAYHNHEFEFIEIDGVVPFEMMMDQLSSDVFASELDLYWLIDAGKDPLDYIAKYPGRFPMCHLKDRRNDGKMMNVGKGDVDFDAILSQASKAGLKHFFAEHDKADDEAVFMAESLTAIKSFEIR; encoded by the coding sequence ATGAACAGAAGAAACTTTTTAGCCACAACTGCCGCCTTTGGCGCAGTAAGTTTGTTTGGAATGACACCCGCAAATGCGGCAAAAATTACAAACCCGGGCATTCAGCAATATGGTATTCGCGGTATGGTCCGTGAAAACATGGAACGTTCTTTCGAACAACTTGCTGCCCTTGGGTATAAAGAGGTCGAGCTTTATCGCTTATTGGGAAAAAGTGCTTCTGAAGTAAGAACGATATTAGATCAAACGGGCCTTGTATCGCCATCTATGCATGTAATATTGGATCAATTGATCGGTGATAAATTAAAAACTGAAATTGAAAATGCCCATACCTTGGGACAGCAATATATAACGCTTGCGTGGCTACAACCAAATGAAAGAGAAACGCTTGATCAATATAAACACCATATTGAACAATTCCAAAAAATTGGGGAAGAATGCAATAAAGCGGGTTTGAAATTTGCCTATCATAATCATGAGTTTGAATTTATTGAAATTGATGGTGTAGTTCCGTTTGAAATGATGATGGATCAGCTATCAAGCGATGTTTTTGCATCGGAACTTGATCTTTATTGGCTGATTGATGCTGGAAAAGATCCGCTTGATTATATTGCGAAATATCCTGGACGTTTCCCGATGTGTCATTTAAAGGACCGCAGGAATGACGGTAAAATGATGAATGTGGGTAAGGGGGATGTTGATTTTGATGCGATCCTTTCCCAAGCATCAAAAGCGGGGCTTAAACATTTCTTTGCAGAGCATGATAAAGCGGATGATGAAGCGGTCTTTATGGCAGAAAGTCTGACCGCTATAAAGAGCTTTGAAATTCGGTAA
- a CDS encoding GMC oxidoreductase, giving the protein MTEEFDVIVVGSGISGGWAVKEFTERGFKTLLLERGRHVEHGEDYLGENKDPWELKYRDRVDRKYADKHHPIQKQCYALRDGTKHFFVKDHEHPYSHPEDKPFTWIRGDHLGGKSLQWARQSYRLSDLDFEANKKDGHGVDWPIRYKDLKPYYDHVEEFAGISGSMEGLSQLPDGVFQPPMELNCGEKEVKKRVEAKMEDVKLIIGRCAHLTKPTELQQSLGRSTCQSRNQCYRGCSLGAYFSSQSATLPAANLTGNLTTLTDRIVERVLYDPATKKATGVRVINSKTKEVTDHTAKVVFLCASTLGTTKIMLQSTSEDFQNGFANGSGALGHYLMDHLYATGASGDLDGFEDKYYIGRRGTGIYIPRFKNLHGQEEKYVRGFGWQGGARRYGWRDDLDKKGFGADFKESFKTPGGWRMSIGAFGEMLPRYDNKVELHKTKVDQWGLPQLEIECTYGPNEEAMREDMLKTSIEILEAAGLKNVRGYQGSMTPGIAIHEMGTARMGHDPKTSVLNKHNQTHEVDNVFVTDGSSMTSSACQNPSLTYMALTARAVDYAATQLKAGKL; this is encoded by the coding sequence ATGACTGAAGAATTTGATGTAATCGTTGTTGGCTCCGGTATTTCCGGTGGCTGGGCCGTGAAGGAATTTACGGAAAGAGGGTTTAAAACCCTGCTTTTGGAACGCGGTAGGCATGTTGAACATGGTGAAGATTACCTTGGCGAAAATAAAGACCCGTGGGAATTAAAATATCGTGACCGTGTTGACCGGAAATATGCCGATAAACATCATCCAATTCAAAAGCAATGTTATGCGTTACGCGACGGCACAAAACATTTTTTTGTGAAAGATCACGAACATCCATATTCCCATCCGGAAGATAAACCGTTTACGTGGATCCGTGGCGACCACCTTGGTGGTAAATCATTGCAATGGGCCCGTCAAAGTTACCGTTTGAGCGACCTTGATTTTGAAGCCAATAAAAAAGATGGCCATGGTGTTGATTGGCCGATCCGTTATAAGGATTTAAAGCCATATTATGACCATGTAGAAGAATTCGCAGGTATTAGTGGCTCTATGGAAGGGCTGTCGCAATTGCCGGATGGTGTTTTCCAGCCGCCAATGGAACTTAATTGCGGTGAAAAAGAGGTTAAAAAGCGCGTTGAAGCAAAAATGGAAGATGTGAAATTAATCATTGGCCGTTGTGCGCATTTAACGAAACCAACAGAACTGCAACAATCATTGGGGCGTAGCACGTGTCAGTCACGTAACCAATGTTACCGTGGCTGTTCGCTTGGTGCATATTTCTCTAGTCAGTCTGCAACATTACCAGCGGCGAATTTGACGGGTAATCTAACCACATTAACGGATAGAATTGTTGAACGTGTTCTTTATGATCCGGCAACAAAGAAAGCTACAGGCGTACGCGTTATTAATTCAAAAACAAAAGAAGTTACCGACCATACGGCTAAAGTTGTTTTCTTATGCGCGTCCACATTGGGCACGACGAAAATTATGCTTCAGTCGACCAGCGAAGATTTCCAAAATGGTTTCGCCAATGGAAGTGGCGCGCTTGGTCATTATTTGATGGATCATCTTTATGCGACGGGCGCGTCCGGTGATTTGGACGGCTTCGAAGACAAATATTACATTGGCCGTCGCGGCACAGGAATTTATATCCCGCGTTTCAAAAACCTGCATGGTCAGGAAGAAAAATATGTTCGTGGCTTTGGTTGGCAAGGTGGCGCGCGTCGTTATGGCTGGCGTGATGACCTTGATAAAAAAGGGTTCGGTGCTGATTTTAAGGAAAGCTTTAAAACACCAGGCGGATGGAGAATGTCCATCGGTGCATTTGGTGAAATGCTGCCGCGTTATGACAATAAAGTGGAACTCCATAAAACGAAAGTTGACCAATGGGGGCTGCCGCAGCTTGAAATTGAATGTACATACGGCCCTAACGAAGAAGCCATGCGTGAAGATATGTTGAAAACATCCATTGAAATTCTGGAAGCGGCGGGGCTTAAGAACGTCCGCGGTTATCAGGGCAGCATGACGCCGGGTATTGCTATTCATGAAATGGGAACGGCGCGTATGGGACATGATCCAAAAACAAGCGTGCTTAATAAACATAACCAAACCCATGAAGTGGATAATGTTTTTGTCACCGATGGCTCCAGTATGACATCATCGGCCTGTCAAAACCCGTCATTGACATATATGGCGTTGACCGCACGTGCTGTTGATTATGCCGCAACGCAGCTTAAGGCTGGAAAATTATAG
- a CDS encoding GMC oxidoreductase has protein sequence MAEDFDVIVVGSGISGGWAAKEFCEKGFKTLVIERGRHVEHGEDYIGENKDPWEMKFRDRVDRKLADQRYPRQKRCYAFKDSTKHFFNDDVDYPYSVPEGRNFEWIRGHHLGGRSLLWHRQSYRWSDMDFSSNARDGYGTDWPVRYKDMAPWYDYVEEFVGISGTMEGMDQLPDGKFLPPIGFNCAEEEFAKRIEKAFDDRRLIPGRCAHLTEPTEVHMELGRGTCQSRNQCQRGCSLGAYFSSQSATLPAADRTGNMTIATDSIVHSIIYDDETKRASGVRVVDANTMEGRTYSAKVIFLCASTLGTAQVLLNSTSEHFQNGFANSSDAVGRYLMDHLAFTGATGELHGFQDHYYIGRKPNSIYLPRFTNLERDEEDFLRGYAYQGGSSRLGWSSRLSDKGFGADFKESFKTPGVWEIGLEGYGEMLPMADNRVTLHKTKVDKWGMPQLHIDAKFGENDKKIRKAMREEAVKIMQAAGLKNITTYNTEDSLGLSIHEMGTARMGNDPREAVVNGYNQCHDVENVFITDGAAMASSACQNPSLTYMAFTARAADYAAKQMKIGKL, from the coding sequence ATGGCCGAAGATTTTGATGTAATCGTCGTTGGTTCCGGTATTTCCGGCGGGTGGGCAGCCAAAGAATTTTGTGAAAAAGGTTTTAAAACCCTTGTGATTGAACGTGGCCGTCATGTGGAGCACGGCGAAGATTACATTGGTGAAAATAAAGACCCGTGGGAAATGAAGTTTCGTGACCGGGTTGACCGCAAACTTGCGGATCAAAGATATCCAAGACAGAAACGTTGTTATGCTTTTAAGGATAGCACGAAGCATTTCTTTAATGACGATGTGGATTATCCATATTCCGTGCCGGAAGGGCGCAATTTCGAATGGATCAGGGGACATCATCTTGGGGGGCGTTCGTTATTATGGCACCGTCAAAGCTATCGTTGGAGCGACATGGATTTTTCATCCAACGCCCGTGATGGTTACGGCACGGACTGGCCGGTTCGTTATAAAGACATGGCACCGTGGTATGATTATGTTGAAGAATTCGTTGGCATCAGTGGCACCATGGAAGGCATGGACCAATTGCCGGATGGCAAGTTCTTGCCGCCGATTGGTTTTAACTGCGCGGAAGAAGAATTCGCAAAACGTATTGAAAAAGCGTTTGATGACAGACGTTTGATACCGGGGCGTTGTGCGCATCTTACGGAACCGACGGAAGTTCATATGGAACTGGGGCGCGGGACATGTCAATCACGCAACCAATGTCAGCGCGGTTGTTCGCTTGGTGCTTATTTCTCAAGCCAGTCGGCAACCCTGCCAGCGGCGGATAGAACAGGCAATATGACAATTGCCACTGATAGTATTGTTCACAGTATTATTTATGATGATGAAACCAAACGTGCATCGGGTGTTCGCGTTGTTGATGCCAACACCATGGAAGGCAGAACATATTCCGCAAAGGTTATTTTCCTTTGTGCGTCGACACTTGGCACGGCGCAAGTGCTGCTGAATTCAACAAGTGAACATTTCCAAAATGGTTTCGCCAACAGTAGTGATGCGGTTGGTCGTTATTTGATGGATCATCTTGCATTTACGGGTGCGACTGGTGAACTTCATGGTTTTCAGGATCATTATTATATTGGCAGAAAACCAAACAGTATTTATTTGCCACGCTTTACCAACCTTGAACGCGATGAAGAGGATTTCTTACGCGGTTATGCTTATCAGGGTGGCAGTAGTCGACTTGGCTGGAGCAGCAGATTGTCTGATAAAGGGTTCGGTGCGGACTTTAAAGAAAGCTTTAAAACGCCTGGCGTGTGGGAAATCGGCCTTGAAGGATATGGTGAAATGCTGCCAATGGCGGATAACCGTGTGACCTTGCATAAAACCAAAGTGGATAAATGGGGAATGCCGCAGCTTCATATTGATGCGAAGTTTGGTGAAAATGATAAGAAAATCAGAAAAGCCATGCGCGAAGAAGCAGTGAAAATCATGCAGGCAGCAGGCCTTAAAAATATCACAACTTATAATACCGAAGACAGCCTTGGCTTAAGTATCCATGAAATGGGTACGGCGCGTATGGGCAATGATCCGCGTGAAGCGGTCGTAAACGGTTACAACCAATGCCATGACGTGGAGAATGTGTTTATCACGGACGGTGCAGCGATGGCGTCATCAGCTTGCCAAAATCCGTCATTAACATACATGGCATTTACGGCACGTGCAGCGGATTACGCGGCAAAACAAATGAAAATAGGGAAGCTCTAA
- a CDS encoding gluconate 2-dehydrogenase subunit 3 family protein — protein MSEIDRRQLLKNIAIMTGGALSASVVSGVMSGAFAQERIDVDNPVFSDAELNLVAEMADMIIPDTDTPGAKAAKVHQYIHAIVGDWYYDDERATFMKGLHAVDSGFMNGSASERHAIMTKLDNEEAEEGKTFFQTFKELTLVGYFSSQIGAEQELRYEQYPGPYEGCVPFEKVGRTWAT, from the coding sequence ATGTCAGAAATTGATAGAAGACAGCTTCTTAAAAATATTGCGATTATGACGGGTGGAGCGTTGTCTGCATCTGTTGTATCTGGTGTGATGTCCGGCGCATTCGCGCAGGAACGAATTGACGTCGATAATCCGGTCTTTAGTGACGCGGAACTTAATCTTGTAGCGGAAATGGCCGACATGATTATTCCTGATACGGATACACCGGGGGCAAAGGCCGCAAAAGTACATCAATATATCCACGCCATTGTCGGTGATTGGTATTATGATGATGAACGCGCCACATTCATGAAAGGGCTCCATGCAGTTGATAGCGGATTTATGAACGGATCAGCATCAGAACGTCATGCCATTATGACCAAGCTAGATAACGAAGAAGCAGAAGAGGGCAAAACATTCTTCCAGACGTTTAAAGAATTGACGCTCGTTGGTTATTTCTCATCACAGATCGGCGCGGAACAAGAACTTAGGTACGAACAATATCCTGGACCATACGAAGGATGCGTGCCGTTTGAAAAAGTCGGCAGAACCTGGGCGACTTAA
- a CDS encoding sugar phosphate isomerase/epimerase family protein: protein MKQIKGPALFLAQFVGDEAPFNSLESIVEWAASIGYKGVQIPTWDSRLFDLEKAASSKDYCDNVKATCAKYGVEVTELSTHLQGQLVACHPAYDTLFNDFGPEHARGDHQAKEKWATEQLMMAAKASGHMGLTAHATFPGALLWHTVYPWPQRPKGLVEEGFKELARRWKPILDAFDGVGCDVCYELHPGEDLHDGVSFERFLAAVDDHPRANILYDPSHLILQGMDYVEFIHIYHDRIKMMHVKDAELNCDGRSGVYGGYQDWIDRPGRFRSLGDGQVDFKGIFSALTQHDFDGWAVVEWECCMKHPEDGAREGAVFVNEHIIRPSEYSFDDFAGGGSDENLNKKLIGIL, encoded by the coding sequence ATGAAACAAATTAAAGGACCTGCATTATTCTTGGCGCAATTTGTGGGTGACGAAGCACCATTTAATTCACTTGAATCAATCGTCGAATGGGCCGCGTCCATTGGATATAAAGGGGTTCAAATTCCGACTTGGGATAGCAGACTTTTTGATTTGGAAAAGGCGGCGTCAAGCAAAGATTATTGTGATAATGTTAAGGCAACCTGCGCTAAATATGGTGTGGAGGTCACAGAACTTTCGACACACCTTCAAGGGCAACTTGTAGCTTGCCACCCTGCGTACGATACACTTTTTAATGATTTTGGGCCCGAGCATGCTCGTGGTGATCATCAGGCCAAAGAAAAATGGGCGACTGAGCAGTTAATGATGGCGGCCAAGGCAAGCGGACACATGGGGTTAACGGCGCATGCGACATTCCCCGGCGCGCTATTATGGCATACGGTTTACCCGTGGCCGCAAAGACCAAAGGGGCTAGTGGAAGAAGGTTTTAAAGAACTGGCTCGACGCTGGAAACCTATTCTTGATGCCTTTGATGGGGTTGGTTGTGACGTTTGTTATGAACTTCACCCAGGTGAAGACTTGCATGATGGTGTCAGCTTTGAAAGATTTCTTGCAGCGGTTGATGATCATCCACGCGCCAATATTCTTTATGATCCAAGCCACCTCATTTTACAGGGTATGGATTATGTTGAATTTATCCATATTTACCATGACCGTATCAAAATGATGCATGTTAAGGATGCGGAACTAAACTGTGACGGACGCAGTGGCGTTTATGGTGGTTATCAGGATTGGATTGATCGTCCGGGGCGTTTCCGCTCATTAGGGGACGGACAGGTTGATTTTAAAGGGATATTCAGCGCACTTACCCAACATGACTTTGATGGCTGGGCTGTGGTAGAATGGGAATGCTGCATGAAGCATCCGGAAGATGGTGCCCGCGAAGGGGCAGTGTTCGTGAATGAACATATCATCCGCCCAAGTGAATATAGTTTTGATGATTTTGCCGGTGGCGGATCAGATGAGAATTTAAACAAAAAACTGATTGGAATTTTATGA
- a CDS encoding Gfo/Idh/MocA family protein has product MAEKSVSRHRRIKMGMVGGGPGAFIGEIHRMAARLDNQIELVCGAFSSNPEKSKQAGADLFLDPARVYDDFHQMMEKEAALPEGERMDFVAIVTPNHMHFPPAEAALKAGFHVMSDKPATLSLEEAVKLRGIVHETGLLYGLTHTYLGYPMVKQARAMVKDGKLGEIRKILVEYPQGWLSQFEEGNEDNKQAGWRTDPSRSGVAGAMGDIGTHAHNLAEYISNLTMTHVCADLNIYVDGRKLDDDGSLLFRMDNGASGTLTASQVCAGEENALKIKLFGEKGGLEWEQMKPFELKYKPYGDVMQIITAGVDKSNLYAEAHAACRTPSGHPEGYLEAFANLYTGFAEAIRAYDGEYRGADLIGIDEGVRGMAFIEAVVGNSNSNEKWSEIKVQG; this is encoded by the coding sequence ATGGCTGAAAAAAGTGTATCCAGACATCGTCGAATAAAAATGGGTATGGTCGGTGGCGGCCCGGGTGCCTTTATCGGTGAAATACACCGAATGGCAGCACGACTTGATAACCAAATTGAATTGGTCTGCGGTGCATTCAGCAGTAACCCCGAAAAATCAAAACAGGCTGGTGCTGACTTATTTCTTGATCCTGCGCGTGTATATGATGACTTTCATCAAATGATGGAAAAAGAAGCCGCCCTTCCGGAAGGGGAACGCATGGATTTCGTCGCCATCGTTACACCAAATCATATGCATTTTCCACCTGCAGAAGCCGCATTAAAAGCTGGCTTCCATGTTATGAGCGATAAGCCTGCGACATTAAGTTTGGAAGAGGCGGTAAAATTACGGGGTATCGTTCATGAAACAGGACTGCTTTATGGCTTAACCCATACCTATCTTGGTTATCCGATGGTCAAACAAGCGCGCGCAATGGTGAAAGACGGAAAACTTGGTGAGATCAGAAAAATCCTGGTGGAATATCCGCAAGGATGGCTTTCACAATTTGAAGAGGGTAACGAAGATAATAAACAAGCCGGTTGGCGTACTGATCCGTCCCGTTCTGGTGTTGCAGGTGCGATGGGGGATATTGGAACCCATGCTCATAATTTGGCGGAATATATTTCCAACCTAACGATGACACATGTGTGTGCCGATTTGAATATTTATGTGGACGGTAGAAAACTTGATGATGATGGTTCGCTCTTATTCAGAATGGATAACGGTGCATCGGGCACGTTAACCGCAAGTCAGGTTTGCGCTGGCGAGGAAAATGCACTTAAAATTAAGCTCTTCGGTGAAAAAGGTGGGCTTGAGTGGGAACAAATGAAACCGTTTGAACTTAAGTACAAGCCATATGGTGATGTGATGCAAATCATCACGGCGGGGGTTGATAAATCCAATTTATATGCGGAGGCACATGCCGCATGCCGCACACCGTCCGGTCACCCGGAGGGATATCTTGAGGCATTCGCAAATCTATATACCGGGTTTGCAGAAGCCATTCGCGCCTATGACGGTGAATATCGTGGTGCTGACCTTATCGGTATTGATGAAGGGGTTCGCGGCATGGCGTTTATTGAAGCCGTTGTTGGTAATTCCAATTCGAATGAAAAATGGTCGGAAATAAAGGTTCAGGGATAA
- a CDS encoding LacI family DNA-binding transcriptional regulator yields the protein MATIRDVSKLAGVSVATVSRTLSHPDKVTEKTRKKVHAAIEETDYKPDVLARNFRTRRSSSIVVLVPDIANPFFSRVIRGIEKQAQILGYSVLLGDTQGMREREITYTKMVNTSQADGIIQLDSHIPFEDQNKITAPIVNACDCVRGTDLPSVQLDNISAAEDMTDHLISLGHKNIAVISGPEEHSITNDRLSGHIKAMEKAGIHFDTSKVTYGDYSIQSGVEAAEKIFNMFPRPSAIFCMNDEMAIGAIHRAKQIGFSVPDDISITGFDNISFAEFCDPPLTTISQPAEEFGTTAMTMLYKVMREEELKQKYKLLPFELITRQSTGPAK from the coding sequence ATGGCAACAATTCGTGACGTATCAAAATTGGCTGGGGTGTCTGTCGCTACGGTCTCTCGTACGTTAAGCCACCCTGATAAAGTAACCGAAAAAACCCGCAAAAAAGTTCACGCAGCAATCGAAGAAACAGATTATAAACCGGATGTTCTGGCGCGGAATTTCCGCACCCGCAGGTCATCAAGCATCGTTGTACTTGTGCCCGACATTGCAAACCCGTTCTTTTCACGTGTTATTCGCGGCATTGAAAAACAGGCGCAGATACTGGGTTATTCCGTTCTTCTTGGCGACACCCAAGGCATGCGGGAACGTGAAATCACATATACCAAAATGGTAAACACGTCACAGGCTGACGGGATCATTCAACTGGATAGTCATATTCCGTTCGAAGACCAGAATAAAATCACAGCCCCGATTGTAAATGCATGTGATTGCGTGCGCGGCACAGATCTACCCTCAGTGCAGCTTGATAACATTTCCGCCGCCGAAGATATGACCGATCACCTGATTTCATTGGGTCATAAAAACATTGCTGTCATTTCCGGACCGGAAGAACATTCAATTACCAATGATCGTCTATCAGGTCATATAAAGGCAATGGAAAAAGCAGGCATTCATTTTGACACTTCAAAAGTAACCTATGGTGATTATTCAATCCAATCCGGTGTCGAGGCCGCAGAAAAAATATTTAATATGTTCCCGCGCCCATCCGCTATTTTTTGCATGAATGATGAAATGGCTATCGGCGCTATTCATCGGGCCAAGCAAATCGGCTTTTCCGTGCCCGATGATATTTCCATAACAGGGTTTGACAATATCAGCTTTGCAGAATTTTGTGACCCGCCCCTTACTACGATTTCACAACCTGCCGAAGAGTTCGGCACAACGGCCATGACCATGCTTTATAAAGTCATGCGTGAAGAAGAATTAAAACAAAAATATAAACTGCTCCCGTTTGAGCTAATAACAAGACAAAGTACAGGACCCGCGAAATGA